The Lewinellaceae bacterium DNA window GACAACAACACCGGCGACTATGAAGACAACAGCGGTGAATTTACGATCGGGAATGCAACCGCCGCCCGCAATGACCTGTTGGAACGGAACTGGAAGATTTACCCCAATCCCTCCCATGGCGAAGATATCCACATTGTTGCGGCACATCCGGACCACCGTCAGTTACAATCGATTTATCTGGTTGATGAAGCTGGCAGAGAATTATGGAGAGGCAATGCAAGCGCCGAGGACTGGATCCTCCCGGTTCCGGCCCACGCCTCGGGAATTTATTTCCTGGTCGTCCGTTATCCCCGAGAAATCCGTCAACAGAAACTTACCATTGTTTCCAGTCAATAAATCGGCGCCTTATTTTGTACCGATCACTTTAAAAGTCCTGTTCTGAACCCCTACCCCGGTTATGGTCAGTTTTTTCCAGGCGGCAGGTAGTTTGCTATTGATCTGCCGGATCCCCTCATCCGAAATTTCCAATCCGCCAAAACCCATCAGGACAGCCTGCAATACTCCGCCGGCACCGGTGCCGAAGTAAGGATTGGTTCCTCCTTTGGTTTCTGCAATGACGCGAAAAGGAGGATTCAGATTTGGCAAATAGGCTTCCTGAAACCACCTAAATGCATCCTCCCCATTACCCAAACGGGCATACAGAGTCGCAAATACGGCCTGAGTCATGGCCGGTGTCCCTGCATCCGGAACCTTTTGCTGGTAATATTCAAGATCTCTCAGGATGGCATCCGGAGCCGTGATTTCGTGTAGCGGATAAGCCAATAGGTTTACATCGGCTTGTTTGATGCCTTCTCCCTGGTAGTCTGCATGTTCCCTGGTGACTCCATCACGCAAAGTCAATATCGGTATGTTAGCTGCTACCTCCTCCCACCTGGGGTCGGCGACATAACCCAGTAATTTAGCAGCCATGGCAGCATAATGCAGGTTAGCTTTGGCAATGGCATTGGTAAATGCATTGTTATCCACATTTTCTGCCCATTCATCCGCAGCAACCACATTTTTGATGTCGTACTTCCCCTGATCATTGCGCTCTACCCTGCTAACCCAGAAAGCTGCCGTTTCAGACAGGATCGGCCAACCTTTGGTACGCAACCAGTCCTGATCCTGGGTCACGCAATAGTAAAGCCAGGCAGCATGAGCGACACAACCGGTGATGTGGTGTTCGAAGGGGCCGCTCAATGCCCAGACGGGTGTCTCCTCAACCCCGGTCTCTGCACTTTCCCAGGGAAACATGGCTCCCTGGTAGCCATTGGCAAATGCATTACGACGTGCTGCCTCCAAACGTTGATACCGGTATTCGACCAACGATCTGGCGATCTCCGGATGCAGGACCAGCAAGGGTGGATACATCCACAGCTCACTATCCCAAAATACATGGCCATTGTACCCCAGTCCACTCAATCCCATAGGTGATGGTGATAAGGCTGTTCCGGCCCTCGTAAAGGAATATAAATGATACAGCATGCTATGCACATCCTGCTGGCTCTGCGGATCCCCGTCGATCAGGATATCACTGGCCCACAATTCATCCCAGGCAGCTCGATGCAACTTCAATAGCCGGTCGTGTCCCTGGAGCTTTGCATAAATCGTCAGACGTTCCGCTTCATTCAGCGGGTCGTCATGGTGCGCAGAGGTAATCGACGTACCGATGATGGAAAAACGGTATGTTTGACCCGCTGGGATCTTTTTATTGAATCGCATCAGGTGCCGGTTGTTATCCCACATCTCATGGATAACCCGGGGTTCCTCACCGTGTTTTTCTTCGAAGAGAAATGTATTCGAGGCACACATCAGCAGTTTACCAGTGGGGCTTTTGGCAGTTGAAGTCAACAGGCTGATCAGCACGTGAGGCCGGTCAATTTCATTGTAATAATTTTCAACATCCCGCAGGGCATCCGGTGCTTCCATAACGCTGGACCCGGACAGGTCCAGATCTTGCTTGGCATACACCTCCACATCCATTAGAACGGTATAGGGCATCTGTCGCAGGGCATAATAGGTGTAGGTGATTGCCGCCTTATCCCCCACACCAAGCGTGGTCCGAAATGACGCTTCACGCATATCCAGCGTCTGTTTCATATCCTTGGTGGTGGAAGCAGAAACCTGCTGGCCATCGATCGCCAGTGACATGTTGAGTAAATTAAAACTCCGCAAAAAATTACTGACCCTGCCACGACCGTAAAGATCATAAGCGCCAGCCAGAACGACGTCCTTAACCTGAAAAGGCTCGGGAGACGAAACAATGCCGATCATACCATTTGCAACCGTCACTCCATAATAATTTCCCGGGTCGGGGCTACCTGAAATTTGCCAGGGATCCTGGGCACAGAGACCTTCCAGGGTCATCCAGATCAGCAGCATAAAAATCAGTCTATGCATGGTTCCACACTATTTATAAAACAGAAAGATATTAATCCCGGTACAAAATGTAATAATCTGGAGTTCAACACACCAGTAGGATGATGAAATTATTGCTTGCTTCGCGCTGAAATTTTACCTTTAAACCATGCGCAAGGTATTTTTCATTGCTGGACTTACCGTCATAAGCCTCTTGTTTTATGTGACGGCGTGCCGTACGGATACAAACCAGATGGCTACCGGCACCATTGATTTCAATTATCAGGTCAGGCCCATCCTGTCGGACAAATGTTTTAAGTGTCATGGACCGGATGCCAATAAGCGTGAAGCCGGCTTGCGTCTGGACCTGAAGAATGCTGCCTTCGCGGAATTGCCGGAAGATTCCGGCAAATATGCGATCGTTCCCGGCAGTCTCGAGACCTCCGAACTCTACCACCGCATCATGACCGCGGACAGTGCAGAGATGATGCCCCCGCCGGAATCCAATCTTGCATTGACCGAAGAAGAAAAAAAGATCCTTACCCGCTGGATTGAGCAGGGCGCCGTCTACAAACCGCACTGGGCATTTATCCCGCCAGAATCACCGGAAGTACCCGGCATGCTCGGAAACACCTGGGCTGTAAATGAAATCGATGACTTTGTGCTGGCTAAAATGCAGACGGTAAAGCTAAAACCCAATGATCAGGCTGATAAAGAACGCTTGCTGAAAAGAGTCTATTACGACCTGACCGGGCTACCACCGGATATCGCAGCCCAGAATGCTTTCCTGGCCGACGATTCTCCTGATGCTTATGAACACGTGGTGGACCAGCTGCTGCAAAATCCCCATTATGGAGAAAAAATGGCTATGCACTGGCTTGATGTAGCGCGATATGCAGATTCGCATGGTTACCAGGACGACGGCCCCAGAACGATGTGGCCATGGCGAGACTGGGTTATTCATGCATTCAACGACAACTATCCCTACG harbors:
- a CDS encoding T9SS type A sorting domain-containing protein, producing MTKSNLLIIMMGLLIAAPAFGHVHLKYPEGGEHYMAGEQVMIRWEIEIPHDQKDWDLYFTTDGGTTWNTIIENLPVTDTSYQWVVPGVSTTHAKIKVVQDNNTGDYEDNSGEFTIGNATAARNDLLERNWKIYPNPSHGEDIHIVAAHPDHRQLQSIYLVDEAGRELWRGNASAEDWILPVPAHASGIYFLVVRYPREIRQQKLTIVSSQ
- a CDS encoding glycoside hydrolase family 65 protein gives rise to the protein MHRLIFMLLIWMTLEGLCAQDPWQISGSPDPGNYYGVTVANGMIGIVSSPEPFQVKDVVLAGAYDLYGRGRVSNFLRSFNLLNMSLAIDGQQVSASTTKDMKQTLDMREASFRTTLGVGDKAAITYTYYALRQMPYTVLMDVEVYAKQDLDLSGSSVMEAPDALRDVENYYNEIDRPHVLISLLTSTAKSPTGKLLMCASNTFLFEEKHGEEPRVIHEMWDNNRHLMRFNKKIPAGQTYRFSIIGTSITSAHHDDPLNEAERLTIYAKLQGHDRLLKLHRAAWDELWASDILIDGDPQSQQDVHSMLYHLYSFTRAGTALSPSPMGLSGLGYNGHVFWDSELWMYPPLLVLHPEIARSLVEYRYQRLEAARRNAFANGYQGAMFPWESAETGVEETPVWALSGPFEHHITGCVAHAAWLYYCVTQDQDWLRTKGWPILSETAAFWVSRVERNDQGKYDIKNVVAADEWAENVDNNAFTNAIAKANLHYAAMAAKLLGYVADPRWEEVAANIPILTLRDGVTREHADYQGEGIKQADVNLLAYPLHEITAPDAILRDLEYYQQKVPDAGTPAMTQAVFATLYARLGNGEDAFRWFQEAYLPNLNPPFRVIAETKGGTNPYFGTGAGGVLQAVLMGFGGLEISDEGIRQINSKLPAAWKKLTITGVGVQNRTFKVIGTK